From Mycobacteriales bacterium, the proteins below share one genomic window:
- a CDS encoding ComEA family DNA-binding protein — translation MPGHGEETARAAADRLSAMGLAARPSGWVPDQPPELRRPDGFAGEPPAALAVPADAPRLPSRLDLVRLAAADRLPAALGDRLRAMSSQSLVSLLVAVVAVAISVGLVVHDHRRPASYAQSYPAPQEDVSPSTVGATVEDGSSIVVDVAGAVRHPGLVTLPVGARVDDAITAAGGPTRPAVLARTNLAARVSDGELLVVGRAARHGGSASGGLISLSTASMAKLETLPGVGPVTAQKIVDWRNAHGGFSSVEQLQQVSGIGPTRYAELSPLVSP, via the coding sequence GTGCCAGGCCACGGCGAGGAGACTGCGCGCGCAGCCGCCGACCGGCTGAGCGCGATGGGCCTGGCGGCCAGGCCCTCCGGATGGGTGCCGGACCAGCCGCCGGAGCTGCGTCGGCCCGACGGCTTCGCCGGCGAGCCACCGGCAGCGCTTGCGGTCCCGGCCGACGCACCACGCTTGCCGAGCCGGCTCGATCTGGTGCGGCTCGCGGCCGCGGATCGGCTGCCGGCTGCCCTCGGCGACCGGTTGCGGGCGATGTCGTCGCAGAGCCTGGTGAGTCTCCTCGTCGCGGTCGTCGCGGTGGCGATCTCGGTCGGGCTCGTCGTCCACGACCATCGGCGGCCGGCGTCATATGCCCAGAGCTATCCGGCGCCGCAGGAGGACGTGTCCCCGTCGACGGTCGGCGCCACGGTCGAGGACGGCAGCTCGATCGTCGTCGACGTCGCGGGTGCGGTGCGCCATCCCGGACTGGTCACGCTGCCGGTCGGCGCGCGGGTCGACGACGCCATCACCGCCGCGGGCGGACCCACCCGCCCGGCGGTCCTCGCGCGGACGAACCTTGCCGCGAGGGTCAGCGACGGCGAGCTGCTCGTCGTCGGGCGCGCCGCCCGGCACGGCGGCTCGGCCTCGGGTGGGTTGATCTCGCTCAGCACCGCGTCCATGGCGAAGCTGGAGACGTTGCCGGGCGTCGGTCCGGTGACCGCGCAGAAGATCGTCGACTGGCGCAACGCCCACGGCGGGTTCAGCAGCGTCGAGCAGCTGCAGCAGGTGTCCGGCATCGGGCCGACGCGCTATGCCGAGCTCTCACCGCTCGTCTCACCGTAG